In the genome of Fusarium keratoplasticum isolate Fu6.1 chromosome 13, whole genome shotgun sequence, the window aattattatatttattatatatatatattataagatttttaaaaaatattaaataaatataaatatttatttttaatattaaaaataaaaaaaaaactttaaaaagatatatttcttattataattatattataagctaaataaaaaagcttaataaagtaattataattaagctaagAACTAAAAggattaaatattattttaattaattttaaaattaattttaaaaatttttaattttattttaaataaaatataagaaatattaatttaagattatattatatatatataaaatatatattttatactttttatttattaattattttagctattaatatagcttagttatatttaataccttaaggatattactaaatataacttatattatattacttaaattatacctaatattttttattaatataaactaaatataattagtttatatcttaagtaatatataattattataattctaagcttaaccttattaaataaataaatagattttacttagtaattaatagtttttataaataataaggTAAAAGCTAAAGGCTAAGGActaataagatataataaaaattttaaacCTAGGtttaaaaagtaataatagAAGTAGGTTAAGGTAGTAAGTAGGTAATTTATAGTAAGTAGGTTAGGTAATTAGACTAGATAAATTTTAACCCTAGGTTATAAAATAGATTAGTAGTATAGGTTATAAATAGAGCGAAACAAATCCATATCTAACTTGAAGCCTATTCGCTTAGTTTAAGACCTATTATACTAGTAGTAAGAAACTTAGCCTAGTCTATACAGATGTGAGTCTAGTTACCTATCTAAAAGTTATCATTGCTAACAGCTTGTTAGGTTCTGTTCATATATTCAACATGCTGGGCCGCAGTTCGATACTCCCCACTGAGACGGATTAGATGCATTTGTGGGAGATTGGCTGACCGACAATGCAGTTTTGTTGATTTACAAGCATTTCACCTATCTAAGAGATAACTAGAATGCGTAACAGAGTTAGAAACGCGGCGTGTAGTGTCAATAGCCCCCAAAGAGTGGAATTGCGTCTTACTCTTTCGGTTAACAGTGTAGTATTTATGCCTTCTGTCATCCTTGGATCGTGAGTAGTAGCAACGTCTTGCCTCATGCGTGAATTACAAACAGTCGATGGTGTTCTACCCCTTCGTTTCTACCCCATTGGTATCGCCGATGCGCAGAACCGCCTTTTTCGCGGAAAGCTTGCCCCCCTGCAGCAAACCCAAGGCGGCTTCCAAACCATCAAGACCGCCATCAACGACTTCAAACGGGTGACCTGTAAACCAACCCTCCGCCAAGCCACGTCCCAGGAGGGGGAAAAACATGGCCCCAAACTCACTGTCCCCTAGTTTTTGGCCCGCGGACTGAGCTTCTTCGGGCACGTCGGAATGCACCGTTGCAACCAGGGTAAAGAGAATCTTCGTATGCCCGGAATCCTCTCGACCACCAACGACCATGTCCGGCGTCAGAACCGTCGCAATCTGACCGCCCTTTGCCAAAACCCTATCGAGATTGGCTATGCTCTCTTTCTCGGACACTGCATCGAAGGCAAATCTAACGTCACTTCCGGCAGCTGTGCGCAGGCCTTCAACGACATGATCATTGCCTTTCCGATAATCGATTACAGTATCTCCCTTCGATTTATCCAGCAGGGACTCCGCGAAAGATACACCATTACCGGCCACAGCGACAATGGGGTGAATGTTAGATAATACGGCAAGCTTGATGGCGTATGCTCCTACCGCACTGGCACCTCCGTATACAATAAAGGGCAGTCGGGTCGTAGCTGGCTTCCAAGGGAGGGGTAAACCCAGTCTCTGGTAAAGGCCGAGTGATGCGGTCATGGCGGCGAGAGGGATAGTCGCAGCTTCTGTAAACATGTTAGAAACTTGGTTCAAGTATAAGACCTAGGATACAAACCTTCAAAGCTAGTATGCGCCGGCAAATGAAAGGTAGACTTTGCCCGAGCGACCGAGTACTCGGCAAAACTCCCATGGGGGGCACGCAGTTCGTGAAAAGCAGCAACACGATCTCCAGGCCGGAAGCCAAGGACACCTTCTCCAACGGCTTCCACATACCCGGCAatatcatcaccatggtTGAAAGGCTCTGCCTCAGGTGCCCATATTTGAGGTTGTTTCCAATCCTTGGGATTGGTGCCGGAGACAACGGTTCGAATCAAGATGTGACCGGGACCGGGAACGGGAACGGGAACATCACGAACCTGGACCCGTAAAGATTTATCGTAGAATGCGGACTTCATGGCTGCGGTGTAGTGAGTGGGAGGGGCCTGATGTGATGAAATCTGTTGGTCAAGATTTTCAAGAAACAACCCCTCCTTATATAGCTGGAGACAAGACGATCAGGTCGATTTGACGACAACCTGACTAATGGTGACATTCCTGAAAATCCCTTTCCCGGTCCCCCAGAACTACGTCACTTCTGTCAGGAGAATGTCTCGGCGTTGCTTTGAAATCAGGTTGCCTCGTTCCCTTCCATTCTTTGGGCTCGCCCACCAAGCCGAAATGCTATCTTCGCGCTACTCCTTACCCGGCCCCATAGAAACCAGGTTTGTTGAAAAGCTCTATTTCAAACTTCCGCCTATAGGATCCACCCAAAAAGCCGCTCTCGCCGCTCTCGCCGCTTTACGCCGCTTTACGCCGCTTTTCGCTCTCTGAGGAACATAGGTATGCAGATTTCACAAGACTCGAGGCAACAAAACATCTTAACATATTTTCTGTCGTAGCAAAATATCTCACTGAGCACTCACGACCTCTACTATGACTGCCAACAACCCGTCATCGTTCTTGTACATGGCGCCTGGCAGCGTCCGGCGCAATACGAGTCTTTGA includes:
- a CDS encoding PKS-ER domain-containing protein gives rise to the protein MKSAFYDKSLRVQVRDVPVPVPGPGHILIRTVVSGTNPKDWKQPQIWAPEAEPFNHGDDIAGYVEAVGEGVLGFRPGDRVAAFHELRAPHGSFAEYSVARAKSTFHLPAHTSFEEAATIPLAAMTASLGLYQRLGLPLPWKPATTRLPFIVYGGASAVGAYAIKLAVLSNIHPIVAVAGNGVSFAESLLDKSKGDTVIDYRKGNDHVVEGLRTAAGSDVRFAFDAVSEKESIANLDRVLAKGGQIATVLTPDMVVGGREDSGHTKILFTLVATVHSDVPEEAQSAGQKLGDSEFGAMFFPLLGRGLAEGWFTGHPFEVVDGGLDGLEAALGLLQGGKLSAKKAVLRIGDTNGVETKG